A window from Luteibacter flocculans encodes these proteins:
- a CDS encoding multidrug efflux RND transporter permease subunit, protein MPSFFIDRPIFAWVVAILISLCGTISLLNMGIESYPNIAPPQVVVTATYPGASADTTEKTVTQVIEQQLTGIDHLLYFSSASSSSGTATVTLTFETGTDPDIAQVQVQNKVSLATPRLPSEVTQQGVVVAKSNPDFLMFIALTSSNPAIDGNRLTDIVSSQVLDQIARIPGVGNTRQLGSEYGMRVWLNPDKLRGYGLSATDLRNALSTQNVQFAAGSIGTDPAVNGQGFSATVSAEGRFTTPKEFSDIILRANNDGTVVRLKDVARVELGPQTYGFNAQWNGTATGSFGVQLLPGANALDVANAVRAKMADLARGFPDGVTWFAPYDTTKFVTISIEEVVHTLVEAIILVFLVMLLFLQNFRATIIPTLVIPVALLGTFLGLSPLGFTINQLTLFGMVLAIGIVVDDAIVVIENVERIMSEEGLSPKEATRKAMGQITGAVVAITVVLAAVFVPSALQPGASGIIYKQFALTIAVSMGFSAFLALSFTPALCATILKHTHDEKKNIVYRKFNQVFDWVQHTYSGHIGGAVRRAPVWMVVFVLIAVLCGFLFTRLPTSFVPDEDQGYALAIVQLPPGSSIARTEKVMEQQRAILLKDPAVDGVFQISGFSFVGQGENVGMSFIRLKDWGDRDMTATEFIQQANGKMQAVRDATIFVVNLPTIRGLSQFGGIDMYLQARAGQSRDELTQARNILLGAAAQNKALVGVRPNTLEDAPLLQLHVDRTQAQTMGLSVSDIYTAIQLTLAPVYVNDFSYGGRVKRVMLQADAPYRMGTDAFQHIFTPSTLSTASTNSSSTSSTVASASTAVDSAMIPLSSVVSSKWSLAAPTLNRYNGYSAVEIVGNQAPGYSTGQAMNIVEGIVNDKLPKGFGYDWTGQSYQEILSGNSSTLLLALSVVIVFLCLAALYESWSIPVSVLLVVPLGILGTIVFSMLRGLPNDIYFKIGMITVIGLAAKNAILIVEFAVEQQQGGKTLRQSVIEAARLRLRPILMTSLAFILGVFPLAISTGAGANSRHAIGTGVIGGMLFATFLGLLLIPVFYVSVRRMLGDKLDEVSHKLPHHGPDGDDHGPDGGSHGPQGGGNPSTNVGPHAPNVGDVRAFDSDPRRGTERP, encoded by the coding sequence ATGCCGAGTTTCTTCATCGACCGCCCCATCTTCGCGTGGGTCGTGGCGATCCTGATCAGCCTGTGCGGCACGATCTCCCTGCTCAACATGGGTATCGAGTCGTATCCGAACATCGCTCCGCCGCAGGTCGTCGTCACGGCGACCTACCCGGGTGCGAGCGCGGATACCACCGAGAAGACCGTGACGCAGGTCATCGAGCAGCAGCTGACCGGTATCGATCACCTGCTCTACTTCAGCTCCGCGTCGAGCTCCAGCGGCACGGCCACCGTGACGCTGACCTTCGAGACCGGTACCGACCCTGACATTGCCCAGGTCCAGGTGCAGAACAAGGTGTCGCTCGCGACGCCCCGACTGCCGTCCGAGGTGACCCAGCAGGGCGTCGTGGTGGCCAAGTCCAACCCCGACTTCCTGATGTTCATTGCGCTCACCTCGTCCAATCCGGCGATCGACGGCAACCGCCTGACCGATATCGTGTCGTCGCAGGTGCTCGACCAGATCGCACGTATCCCGGGCGTGGGCAACACGCGTCAGCTCGGTTCCGAGTACGGCATGCGCGTCTGGTTGAACCCGGACAAGCTGCGCGGCTACGGCCTCTCGGCCACCGATCTGCGCAATGCGCTCAGCACGCAGAACGTGCAGTTCGCCGCAGGCTCCATCGGTACGGATCCCGCGGTCAACGGCCAGGGCTTCAGTGCGACGGTATCGGCCGAAGGCCGCTTCACTACGCCGAAAGAGTTCTCCGACATCATCCTGCGCGCCAACAACGACGGCACCGTGGTGCGCCTGAAGGACGTCGCGCGGGTGGAACTCGGCCCGCAGACCTACGGCTTCAACGCACAGTGGAACGGCACGGCTACCGGCTCCTTCGGCGTGCAGCTGCTGCCCGGTGCGAACGCGCTGGACGTGGCAAACGCGGTGCGCGCCAAGATGGCCGATCTCGCCCGCGGCTTCCCCGATGGCGTGACCTGGTTCGCACCGTACGACACGACCAAGTTCGTGACGATCTCGATCGAGGAAGTGGTGCATACCCTCGTCGAGGCGATCATCCTCGTGTTCCTCGTGATGCTGCTGTTCCTGCAGAACTTCCGCGCGACGATTATCCCGACCCTGGTCATCCCGGTGGCGTTGCTGGGTACCTTCCTGGGTCTGTCGCCGCTCGGTTTCACGATCAACCAGCTCACCCTGTTCGGCATGGTGCTCGCCATCGGCATCGTGGTCGACGACGCGATCGTCGTGATCGAGAACGTCGAACGCATCATGTCCGAGGAAGGACTGTCGCCGAAGGAAGCCACGCGCAAGGCAATGGGCCAGATCACCGGCGCCGTCGTGGCGATCACGGTGGTGCTGGCGGCAGTGTTCGTGCCGTCCGCACTGCAGCCGGGTGCCTCGGGCATCATCTACAAACAGTTCGCGCTGACGATCGCGGTGTCGATGGGCTTCTCGGCGTTCCTCGCGCTGTCGTTCACGCCGGCGTTGTGCGCCACGATCCTCAAGCACACCCACGACGAAAAGAAGAACATCGTCTATCGCAAGTTCAACCAGGTCTTCGACTGGGTTCAGCACACCTACTCCGGCCACATCGGCGGTGCGGTGCGTCGTGCCCCGGTCTGGATGGTGGTGTTCGTGCTGATCGCGGTGCTTTGCGGCTTCCTGTTCACTCGCCTGCCGACCAGCTTCGTGCCGGACGAGGACCAGGGCTACGCGCTCGCCATCGTGCAGTTGCCGCCCGGCTCCAGCATCGCCCGTACCGAGAAGGTGATGGAGCAGCAGCGCGCGATCCTGCTGAAGGACCCCGCCGTCGACGGCGTCTTCCAGATCTCCGGCTTCAGCTTCGTGGGCCAGGGCGAGAACGTCGGCATGAGCTTCATCCGCCTCAAGGACTGGGGCGACCGCGACATGACCGCTACCGAGTTCATCCAGCAGGCGAACGGCAAGATGCAGGCCGTGCGCGACGCCACGATCTTCGTCGTCAACCTGCCGACGATTCGCGGTCTCTCGCAGTTCGGCGGTATCGACATGTACCTGCAGGCACGCGCCGGCCAGTCGCGCGATGAGCTGACCCAGGCCCGCAACATCCTGCTCGGCGCCGCCGCGCAGAACAAGGCACTGGTCGGCGTTCGCCCGAACACGCTCGAAGACGCGCCGCTGCTGCAGTTGCACGTCGATCGCACGCAGGCGCAGACGATGGGTCTGTCGGTCAGCGACATCTACACCGCGATCCAGCTCACGCTGGCACCGGTCTATGTCAATGACTTCTCCTACGGCGGCCGCGTGAAGCGCGTGATGCTGCAGGCCGACGCGCCCTATCGCATGGGCACCGATGCCTTCCAGCACATCTTCACCCCGAGCACGCTCAGCACGGCATCGACGAACAGCAGCAGCACCTCATCGACCGTCGCCAGCGCTTCGACGGCCGTGGACAGCGCAATGATTCCGCTCTCCAGCGTCGTCAGCTCGAAGTGGTCGCTGGCCGCGCCGACGCTCAACCGCTACAACGGCTATTCGGCGGTGGAAATCGTAGGCAACCAGGCGCCGGGTTACTCCACCGGCCAGGCCATGAACATCGTGGAGGGCATCGTCAACGACAAGCTGCCGAAGGGCTTCGGCTATGACTGGACGGGCCAGTCGTACCAGGAAATCCTCTCGGGCAACTCGTCGACGCTGCTGCTCGCGCTGTCGGTGGTGATCGTGTTCCTCTGCCTTGCCGCCCTGTACGAGAGCTGGTCGATCCCGGTGTCCGTGTTGCTGGTGGTGCCGCTGGGCATCCTGGGCACCATCGTGTTCTCGATGCTGCGCGGGCTGCCGAACGACATCTACTTCAAGATCGGCATGATCACGGTCATCGGCCTTGCGGCGAAGAACGCGATCCTGATCGTGGAGTTTGCGGTGGAGCAGCAGCAGGGTGGCAAGACCCTGCGCCAAAGCGTCATCGAAGCCGCTCGCCTGCGACTGCGCCCCATCTTGATGACGTCGCTGGCCTTCATCCTCGGCGTGTTCCCGCTGGCGATCTCCACGGGCGCGGGTGCCAACTCCCGTCATGCGATCGGTACCGGCGTGATCGGCGGCATGCTGTTCGCGACGTTCCTCGGTCTGCTATTGATTCCGGTGTTCTACGTCAGCGTTCGCCGCATGCTGGGCGACAAGCTGGACGAGGTGTCGCACAAGCTGCCGCACCACGGCCCGGATGGCGATGATCACGGTCCGGACGGTGGCAGCCATGGACCGCAGGGTGGCGGAAATCCGTCGACCAACGTCGGCCCGCATGCACCGAATGTGGGCGATGTAAGAGCCTTCGATTCGGACCCTCGACGGGGTACCGAACGACCGTAA
- a CDS encoding TetR/AcrR family transcriptional regulator: MATLDTRPVSDHQQRVLQAACALFLRDGYRVSMGAVAREAGVSKQTVYAHFDNKDTLFHAAVEQLVLPLHASLTPESRDLPSTLHALARAHQTYVMDHENVALGRMLIAEAPRFPAAARTFFRIAIDTVATRLSRCMAEAMEHGRMRREDPDVAAELFLSMLHGLEGDRRLFGMRARGQKAQDGWARHAVTVFMHAYDILPDEPARTNKKPGKGTEFS; the protein is encoded by the coding sequence ATGGCGACCCTGGATACCCGCCCCGTATCAGACCATCAGCAGCGGGTGCTCCAGGCGGCATGTGCGTTGTTCCTGCGTGACGGTTACCGCGTCAGCATGGGGGCGGTGGCACGCGAGGCAGGCGTGTCCAAGCAAACCGTGTATGCGCACTTCGACAATAAGGACACCCTGTTCCACGCCGCCGTCGAACAACTCGTCTTGCCTCTCCACGCCAGCCTGACCCCGGAGAGCCGCGACCTGCCCTCGACGCTGCATGCCCTGGCCCGGGCGCATCAGACCTACGTGATGGACCACGAGAACGTGGCCCTGGGCCGCATGCTGATCGCGGAAGCCCCCCGCTTTCCGGCGGCGGCAAGGACCTTCTTCCGGATCGCGATCGATACGGTCGCGACCCGGTTGTCGCGTTGTATGGCGGAGGCCATGGAGCACGGCAGGATGCGCAGGGAAGACCCGGACGTCGCTGCGGAACTGTTCCTGTCCATGCTGCATGGGCTGGAAGGGGACCGTCGCCTCTTTGGCATGCGCGCAAGAGGCCAGAAGGCGCAGGACGGCTGGGCGAGGCACGCGGTAACAGTATTTATGCATGCGTACGACATCTTGCCGGATGAACCGGCGCGAACGAACAAGAAACCTGGAAAAGGAACGGAGTTCTCATGA
- a CDS encoding efflux RND transporter periplasmic adaptor subunit, translating to MNPLPLRSSLLALGLAAALAACHKQEAPQQPPPPEVGTITAQPQDAPLVQDQVGRVSAFRTADVRARVPGILLHRLYEEGTDVKAGQKLFQIDPQPLKAELDAQLANLASARATAVNAKAQADRNRGLIGKNYVSRQDLDTAEANQRTAEAAVKQAEANVQSARINLGFTDVVSPIDGRAGQQQVTEGALVGQNETTLLTQVDQIDKVYVNFSVSVSDLDAMRRAAANGAATLSPTDKATVRIQLPDGSDFGEQGVLDFSSATVNPQTGTVNLRAQLANPDLRLLPGQFVTVKATLGDLHNVFLIPQAAVLRDANDAYVMVVGEGHAKDPQTGKDTTVPSAAVRRPIKAERISGSNWVVTGGLKPGDQIIVQGLPKARENAPVKASPAQAAPASAASAPGAAAPAGQQ from the coding sequence ATGAATCCCCTGCCCCTGCGCTCGTCCCTGCTGGCCCTCGGCCTCGCCGCGGCGCTTGCCGCCTGCCACAAGCAGGAAGCTCCTCAGCAGCCGCCCCCGCCGGAAGTCGGCACGATCACCGCCCAGCCGCAGGATGCCCCGCTGGTCCAGGATCAGGTCGGTCGTGTATCCGCGTTCCGCACCGCCGACGTGCGCGCGCGCGTACCCGGCATCCTGCTGCATCGTCTGTATGAGGAAGGCACGGACGTGAAGGCGGGGCAGAAGCTCTTCCAGATCGATCCGCAGCCCCTCAAGGCGGAACTGGACGCCCAGTTGGCCAACCTCGCCTCCGCCCGCGCCACGGCCGTGAACGCCAAGGCACAGGCCGATCGCAACCGCGGTCTCATCGGCAAGAACTACGTCTCGCGGCAGGATCTCGATACCGCCGAGGCCAACCAGCGCACGGCCGAAGCCGCCGTGAAGCAGGCCGAAGCCAACGTGCAGTCGGCCCGGATCAACCTGGGCTTCACCGACGTGGTCTCGCCGATCGACGGCCGCGCCGGCCAGCAGCAGGTCACCGAGGGCGCGCTGGTCGGCCAGAACGAGACCACGCTCCTGACCCAGGTGGACCAGATCGACAAGGTCTACGTGAACTTCAGCGTGTCGGTCTCCGATCTGGATGCCATGCGCCGCGCCGCGGCCAACGGTGCCGCCACGCTGTCGCCCACCGACAAGGCCACCGTCCGCATCCAGTTGCCGGACGGCTCGGACTTCGGCGAGCAGGGCGTGCTCGACTTCTCCTCCGCCACGGTCAATCCGCAGACCGGCACGGTCAATCTGCGCGCGCAGCTCGCCAATCCGGACCTGCGCCTGCTCCCGGGCCAGTTCGTGACGGTCAAGGCCACGCTTGGCGACCTGCACAACGTGTTCCTGATTCCTCAGGCCGCGGTGCTGCGCGACGCCAACGACGCCTACGTGATGGTCGTCGGCGAAGGCCACGCCAAGGACCCGCAGACGGGCAAGGACACGACCGTGCCCTCGGCCGCCGTGCGTCGCCCGATCAAGGCCGAGCGCATCAGCGGTTCCAACTGGGTGGTTACCGGCGGCTTGAAGCCGGGTGACCAGATCATCGTCCAGGGTCTGCCCAAGGCGAGGGAAAACGCGCCGGTGAAGGCATCGCCCGCCCAGGCCGCTCCGGCTTCGGCTGCGAGTGCCCCCGGTGCGGCTGCCCCCGCCGGTCAGCAGTAA